Sequence from the Microbacterium sp. AZCO genome:
CACCGGCAAGGACGGCGACACGTTCGACGCCGGCAAGCTCGGCTCGTTCACGGTCGGCAAGGACGCCACGGTGCTCCTCGGCGACCCGTACGTCTTCACGAAGGACAACATCGGCGACTTCGACTTCTAGGAGTCGCCCCCGAAGGCCCCGGCATCGCCGGGGCCTTCGGCATGAGGCGGGGCGATGCGGCGCACCGGAGGCGAGGCGCCGATCCGGGCGTCCGGTGAGGTCGCACGCCGATCGGCTGACGTCAGAACCGCAGCGCGAACACGACGGCGACGCCCACGAGCGCCGCGATCGTCGTGAGCCCCGCGAGCGCGAGCAGGAGCCGCCCGTCCGGAAGGTCTGCGCGCCGCCCGCCGTCGAGCGCCGCCTCGAACCTCCGGTAGCGCCGCTGCGCGCCGAGCCACAGCCCGCCCGTCGCCACGAGGCCGAGAAAGCCCGGAACGACCCACAGCACGTTCCCGAGCGCCGCGGGCAGCAGGCGCATCGAGACGAGGCATCCCAGCGCGAAGGCGAGGGCGGTCCGCCGCCACGCGAGCTCCGTCCGCTCAGGCTGGAGACCCGGATCGCGCGCCGTCATCGCAGCAGCACCGCGAGCAGCACGAGCACGGCGGCGAGCGTCACGGCGACGGTGAGGAACACCCCCAGCAGCGATGCGGGCAGCGGGCGGTCCTGTCGCATCGCGCGCTCGGTGCGCATCCAGCTCACCCACGCGAGCACGGGGATGAGCGCCCCCGAGATCAGCAGCACGAGGGATGCCGCGAGCCGCAGCCC
This genomic interval carries:
- a CDS encoding DUF202 domain-containing protein: MPHPGQTGSVTRFPRSVYEVGDEPDVRFTLANERTFLAWIRTALALLAGGVALEVLGLDLHAGLRLAASLVLLISGALIPVLAWVSWMRTERAMRQDRPLPASLLGVFLTVAVTLAAVLVLLAVLLR
- a CDS encoding DUF202 domain-containing protein, with translation MTARDPGLQPERTELAWRRTALAFALGCLVSMRLLPAALGNVLWVVPGFLGLVATGGLWLGAQRRYRRFEAALDGGRRADLPDGRLLLALAGLTTIAALVGVAVVFALRF